Within Actinosynnema pretiosum, the genomic segment CTGGACTCGGAGCCCGCGCGGCGGCCCGCCGTGCGCGCGGCGGTGGGCGGCGGCGAGCTGCCGGTGACGCACTGCACCGACGACGGGGCCGGGCTGCTCTACCGGGGGGTGGAGCTGGTGGAGGCGGTCGCCGAGCGCGACGGCGCCGGGGCGTGCGTGGTGCGGCCCGACGGGAGCGGCGGGGTGGTGGAGGAGGCGCTGGACGTGCGGCGGCTGTGAGCCGCCGCGCCCTCAGCCCGCCTCGGCGACCCTCGGCCCGTCGGAGGCAGGTCCGTCGGAGGCAGGTCCGTCGAAGTCCACGTGCCCCAGCTTGTCCGGGTTCGAGATGTCGTAGAGCGCCACGACCAGCCCGTCCCGCACCACCACCGACGTGATCCGCCGCGACACCTCCGGGCTCGCCTGCCGCAGCAGCCCCAGGTCCCCGTTCACCAGCACCGGCCGCGCGTCGCCCAGCCCGCCGTGCTTGAGCGTGAGCCCGAGCATGAACCGCGCCACCCGGTCCGCGCCGACGACCCGGTTGATCGCCGCGCGCGCCTTGCCGCCGCCGTCGCTGATCACCAGCGCGTCCGGGTGCAGCAGGCTCAGCACGGCCTGCACGTCACCGGCCGCCAGCGCCGCCACGAACCGCCCCAGCACCTCGCGCTGCTCGGCCAGCGCCACGCGGGGCGGCGGGTCCGCCGCCGCCGCCGCGCGCCTGCCCCTGGACGCGTGCTGCCGCGCTGCCGCGACCTCCACGCCCAGCACCGCCGCGATCTCGTCGAACGGCAGCCCGAACGCGTCGTGCAGCACGAACGCCACCCGCTGCTCGGGCGTCAACCGGTCCAGCACGACCAGCGCGGCCATCCGCACCCCGTCGTCGCGCACCACCGCGTCCAGCGGCTCGTCCACGACCTCGCCCACCAGCGGCTCGGGCAGCCAGCTGCCCACGTACCGCTCCCGCCGCACCGCCGCCGACCGCAACCGGTCCAGGCACACCCGGCCCACCACCGTGGTCAGCCACGCGCGCGGCTCGCGGATCTGCGCCCGAGCCCGCTCGGACAGCCCCGACAGCCGCAGCCACGCCTCCTGCACCGCGTCCTCGGCGTCCGCGACGGACCCGGTCAGCCGGTACGCCACCCCCACCAGGTGCGCGCGGTGCTCCTGGAGCACCAGCGCCAGGTCCGAGCCGTCCGGAACCCCGCCGTCCCCCGTGGTGGTCACGAGCACCAGTCTGCCAGCACTAGACTCGGTCGCCGTGGCAGGACGCATCCGGGAGACCGACATCGCGCTGGTGCGGGACCGCAGCAGCATCGAGGACGTCGTCGGCGATCACGTCTCGCTGCGCCGAGCGGGCGGGGGCTCGCTGAAGGGCCTGTGCCCGTTCCACGACGAGAAGTCGCCGTCGTTCAACGTCCGCCCCAGCCACGGCACGTTCCACTGCTTCGGCTGCGGCGAGGGCGGCGACGTCATCGCGTTCATC encodes:
- the sigJ gene encoding RNA polymerase sigma factor SigJ produces the protein MLVTTTGDGGVPDGSDLALVLQEHRAHLVGVAYRLTGSVADAEDAVQEAWLRLSGLSERARAQIREPRAWLTTVVGRVCLDRLRSAAVRRERYVGSWLPEPLVGEVVDEPLDAVVRDDGVRMAALVVLDRLTPEQRVAFVLHDAFGLPFDEIAAVLGVEVAAARQHASRGRRAAAAADPPPRVALAEQREVLGRFVAALAAGDVQAVLSLLHPDALVISDGGGKARAAINRVVGADRVARFMLGLTLKHGGLGDARPVLVNGDLGLLRQASPEVSRRITSVVVRDGLVVALYDISNPDKLGHVDFDGPASDGPASDGPRVAEAG